The Sulfolobus sp. A20 genomic interval GTATATCAGATACCCCTTTTTCTGTTTTAGTTTCTTGTCGTTAGTACGTACCTCCTCCTCCCCCCTCCTCCGAGTTGATGTTTTAGTTTCTTGTCGTTAGTACATCTCAGAAGTGCAAAGCGAGATTGACACTCTTCAAGTTTTAGTTTCTTGTCGTTAGTACGGACTGCAGTCTGTAGTTGTTGTGCTGTGCTTACCAGCGTTTTAGTTTCTTGTCGTTAGTACATTTGCTCATCACGGCTTGCATCTTAGGTTGTGCAGGTTTTAGTTTCTTGTCGTTAGTACTATTTCGACATAGAAACGTATAGACCTAAGACAGAAGAGTTTTAGTTTCTTGTCGTTAGTACTCTCTCTCATATATACACACACAGAAACCCAGAGGTTTTAGTTTCTTGTCGTTAGTACCTAAATCATTCTTCAGAAGATCTATCCTTATCGTTGTTTTAGTTTCTTGTCGTTAGTACCGACATGGACAGTAAGCTATAGTAATCCGTTAATGTTTTAGTTTCTTGTCGTTAGTACTAAGTAATTTCCCCGCGACACAAAACGTAAGTATGTTTTAGTTTCTTGTCGTTAGTACAATTTAGCCCGTTGAGAATAGTGTTTCCGATGTTGGGTTTTAGTTTCTTGTCGTTAGTACAACATTACTAGGTTTGGAAACATGTATTTCTATCTGTTTTAGTTTCTTGTCGTTAGTACTAGGTTACCAAAAGCGTTACCTCCTCCAGTCTGGATGTTTTAGTTTCTTGTCGTTAGTACGAATGCCCGTACCCGTCGCGGTTGGAATTATAAATGTTTTAGTTTCTTGTCGTTAGTACTAGGAGTAAGAGCGGATTCTTATATCATAAGAAATGTTTTAGTTTCTTGTCGTTAGTACGGGAATCCACACTCATCTTGACTGGCGCTAGCCCAGTTTTAGTTTCTTGTCGTTAGTACTACCGGTATTTGCTGTGCCAGCTCCCGGCGCTGTACCAGGTTTTAGTTTCTTGTCGTTAGTACGTGATGTACTGATGATTTCACTAGACCCCACAATAGTTTTAGTTTCTTGTCGTTAGTACTATTTAATTTCTCTGACACGGTCTCGAGTAAGAGATGTTTTAGTTTCTTGTCGTTAGTACATCTCTCAGCAGTTACAGGAGGTAGTGGAATCCTTCTGTTTTAGTTTCTTGTCGTTAGTACTCTTGTGGATTTTCAAATGAGATTATTTGGTAAATGTTTTAGTTTCTTGTCGTTAGTACTGGAGAATTGAAATGAGAACCAGATGGAGCTGTGGTTAGTTTTAGTTTCTTGTCGTTAGTACCCTTCCTCTTGGGCGGGATGTCCCCATCATTTCTTGTGTTTTAGTTTCTTGTCGTTAGTACGTTTAAGGTTAGATATAATAGGGGTAAAATCTTTGGTTTTAGTTTCTTGTCGTTAGTACCTTAACTTTGTGATGCGTCCTAAAATAAGCGATTTGTTTTAGTTTCTTGTCGTTAGTACGCCGTTATTTTCTCGCAATAGTCCAATTCTGAAGGTTGTTTTAGTTTCTTGTCGTTAGTACATGCTTGCACTCCTGCCTGCCTTAGCTTTTTGGCAATGTTTTAGTTTCTTGTCGTTAGTACAGGTGGTGGTGGCGCTGCAGTGATAGCCCTAATATGTTTTAGTTTCTTGTCGTTAGTACTTTTCCACATTCATATAGATATTTCCCATCTTTGGTTGTTTTAGTTTCTTGTCGTTAGTACATTCCTCTCGCTTCTAACGTGTTCTCTAACTGAGTTTTAGTTTCTTGTCGTTAGTACATTATGAGAAAGAGCGAAACGGAAAGAAGTGTGAAATGTTTTAGTTTCTTGTCGTTAGTACTCTTTCTCCTTTGTATTTCTCTGTTAAGACCTTTCTGTTTTAGTTTCTTGTCGTTAGTACAATTCTTCAAATCCTTCTTCTCTCATCATTTGTTTTGTTTTAGTTTCTTGTCGTTAGTACATAGAACTTATACTCCCGTGCCCATCAAAGCCCCCCGTTTTAGTTTCTTGTCGTTAGTACTTAAGTATCCGTCTGAAAAAAATGGCGTGATATTGTTTTAGTTTCTTGTCGTTAGTACTTTTATGATAGCGTTGTCCCTCGGGACAACCCTATTAGTTTTAGTTTCTTGTCGTTAGTACATTATGAATCACCACTCACGAACAAGACCCTTATGTTTTAGTTTCTTGTCGTTAGTACCTTGCGTAGAGCAAGTATATATAATAAGGATATTTGTTTTAGTTTCTTGTCGTTAGTACGAGGTATTGGTGGTGTTCCAGGGGCTAAGATTTTTAGTTTTAGTTTCTTGTCGTTAGTACATCTCAAGTATGAGGATTACGAATTACTAGGTCAGTGTTTTAGTTTCTTGTCGTTAGTACTTCTCATCTCCTTTAGTATTTCTTCCATATCTTTTAGTTTTAGTTTCTTGTCGTTAGTACATATGCGACTGAGATATTCCAGCTTGCGAATAATCGTTTTAGTTTCTTGTCGTTAGTACATATTTAGGATTAATCTGTCTAATCATCGGAAATCGTTTTAGTTTCTTGTCGTTAGTACCAAAACGTGATTGAGGTCGAGTTCACGACAAATAGGGGTTTTAGTTTCTTGTCGTTAGTACTATCTTCTAGAGATTTATGCTAGCAAAAATAATCTTGTTTTAGTTTCTTGTCGTTAGTACCATATAATCGGAAAATCAGTGTCCAATTTGAATTTGCGTTTTAGTTTCTTGTCGTTAGTACTTGAGGTATCTAAAGGCTTCTTTAAGACAAAACAGGTTTTAGTTTCTTGTCGTTAGTACCAATTCCCCACTTTAACACGTCAAAAACTATAATATGTTTTAGTTTCTTGTCGTTAGTACACCTTAGCCAATTAGTTACATTACTCAAATTCCACTTGTTTTAGTTTCTTGTCGTTAGTACTGTAGAAACAATTTGTGTACCCATAGCGTTCATGTAGTTTTAGTTTCTTGTCGTTAGTACAACCTACCAGACAGTGATAAAGTGGATGTGTGGCGTTTTAGTTTCTTGTCGTTAGTACACAGTGTCCAGCGATTCGTACGCTGGGTTCTCAAGAGTTTTAGTTTCTTGTCGTTAGTACTGGTCGTTGTGTTCATCATTTTTACATTCTTATTTCCTCGTTTATAAATATTTTCTTTCCTTCCTTGTCCATTTTCTTCCCTTAGGTACGGAAGGGGGTTTTAGGCAGTTTTAGGGGAACCCTAAAGATATCCCCGCACGGGTCCGGAAGGGAGTCCATAATACTCTTTACTCGTTCTTTGTTCACCGTTTTGCCTAAACCCGGATGGGGCTAATAAATGTACAATAGGAATAGGATAACCTTTAAATATTTCATAACACATTTTCACATTATTTCTACTCTTAATTATATAACAGCCGTTAATAATTAGAAGATTTTTAATACATACATCGTAGAGAGGAAAAACGTGTATAGACAACCTGATAAATATTGAATTTTCTTTATAGTCGAAAAGTATTTTTGGGTTATTTATTTATACGACAATAAATTTGTCACCCTTACCGAAATTACATTTTCTAATCCTGGGTTTGACTCCTTGAAGGTAGTCTCTTCCTTGCCAGTGGATTTCGTTACTTCACACTAACTTTGCTTTTCATGAATAGTCTAACTGAAACTGTAGACAGGGACTTTAGGATATAAGGTGATGTTTTATGAAGATTAGCATCTAGCTGAAACTGTAGACAAGACTTTCCTCTTCACTCTTGAATGAAGTGAGCAAAATTGTACCAACGACAAGGAACTAAAACTCCGTCTCTGTACAAACTAACTTTATTTACTCTGGTACATTTGCTTAGACCGTATTTGGGTGGAATTTGATTACTTTATTTACTCTGTTACTAATGACGAACTACTTTGCTTTTCAGGGTGATTGAAAATCTTAATTTATGACAAAACTCGAAATCTACTAGTTTAGGTGAGAATAAACTTTATGGATGAAATTGTTGTCCACACACAATGAATGTTACGGTGGAGAGAAGGCTTCTCAGAGGATCTCTAGGAACGTTAAAGTCTTGTGGTGGTGCGAGCTCATTAGAACCATCAATCTGACAGCATATTTAGATTGTTAAATTCTAGTGGTGGTGTGAGTAGTGGCACAGATGTGAATCAGAAGATCCCAAGGGACGTTAAAGGTTCTAGCCCAATAGGCTTTTGTTTTTTACCTTATAGATTAGACGTTCTCTCCATAGACATCACTAGGGTCCTTTATTGATGGAGCAAGTCCCCTCAATGGAGTTTGGTCAACCTTAATGTAACAAGTTGAAGTTTCACTAAGAGCTAAATCTGACGAGCTTTAATATACTGACAGAAGCTTTGCTAAGGCCACACTTCAAAGAGTTGGAATATATTAACGAACCCTTGAGTCAGAAGTCACACTGTTGTCTAGATCGCGTTAGAATCGGATTAATTCAAGATTAGTATGGCTAGATTAGGTAGTGTTTTAAAGTAGTTAGAATCGGATTAATTCAAGATATTAATATGACAAAGGGCTCTAAGAAATGGAAAAAATTATTAAGTATCATTACACAAATAGCAGTAGTGCCTTTGGGTCACTGCAGTATTCTCTCAAATCTCCTACGCATATGGTAAGGGCTGGTGCATAGCTTGCCACGTACCGCGCCATACTAGAGAAATTACCCCACTTTATGCACTTTTTAGTTATCGGGATGACATATGTGTATTTTAATGCCTCTATATCTCTAGGTCTAGTCTTTATTATCCCATTCTTGACTAAGACTATGTTTGGATGGCTAGCCTTGTTTATGAAGTCTTGAAAGGTCGTTATTTTACACTCTTCTATCCCATTTAAATTGTCCAATAACAAGTATGGATATTCCTTTAAGGGCTGTGAGAGCTGGAAACAGTCCCCCTCACTACTGTATCTAAAGTTTCTGAGTAGGGTGAAGAAGTCCTCCTTGCCCGGGTTCTCACATATGTTCCCTTCTATCCCCCCGGGTCTGAAGGCAAACACATTGAAGTAGTCCTCAGATGACGGTCTTATGTTTATTCTGGTATCTATATCCCTCCAATTCTCGTTTACTGTTGTATAGGCCAACTCGCCATTTGCTATGTTATACACTAATAGGAAGGTATCAAATATCACTTTCTCCCTTAGTCTTGAAAACTCTAGCGAGTCTAACTCATCATAGATCCTCTCTTGGTACATTTTATTTATCAGTTGAATGAATTCCTCATAGGTCAACTCTTTTCCATTAGCCCCTTGTAAGGCATCTATTACTCTCTTACTAGCCTCCACGAAAATGTGCACCTCAGCAGTCTGCCCACCTACAGAACCTTTGTTCACTCTGCCAAACCTACCAAAACGCTGTATGAGTGTCTCTGGGTCGTTTGAAGTTATGAACCCTAAGTCGAGGTCAGGTATGTCGATTCCAAAGGACACTGCGCTGTTCCCAACTATTACCCTTGAATCCCTACCCACGTCTTTTTTAACGCATTTCCCATAACTCTGGTCCAAACCCCATATTAGTGCTACATCACTCCAGTTTATTTTACTGCACAGTTCTGCAATGTAGTATACCCTGTCAAGTATGATCCCTGTCTTCTTCTCTGGCTGTTGCCCCATTGAAGTTATGTAGTTTACTAGAGCCTCCTGAGGGTTCCCCAAGGAGTAGTTTGACGTATTCTGATCACTCGTGCTTGAGCGCTTACCACCTAGGACTAGATGAAATACTACCTTTGTTCTCTTTCTTATCATGGAGTTGCCTTTCCCAGTGTCAGCCGTGATAGTCTTATCTACGGTTATGGATGTCGGAGTTGCTGATGAGAAGACTATACTGTGCCGGGTAGGAGTGTATCTCCAGTAGAACTCGACCATGTCTATTAGTACGTTGAGCGAGCTCCTCTCTATACCGTTATAAAGGTGGAACTCATCGATGAAGAAATAACCATTAAAAAACCTTGAAAAGTCGTTTAATAGGTTTAGGAACGGTGCCTTGCTCACGTTGATTGCCCTCTCCCCTTTCATGACCATCTCTATAAGCTGGGAGAAGTACTGACTTTTTCCTAAAGCTGAGAGGTACATGTAGGGATATTCTGGGACTGTTAGGACCAGTAATAGTTCGCTGGGGTTGGGGAAGAAGTTTTCTAAGCTCTGGAATACCTCCTTTTTAGTGTCAGCTGTCAACCTGACTATCCTCAGTTTTACGTCCTTCTCGATCTGGGGGAGACCATTTATCCCATCTACCTTAATTTTTCCTATGAAGTGGTCGCCGTTGTTTGAAAAACCCATTCTCAGTAGCGTGTTCTTCAGTGACTCATATTGGTCATATACTAAGGCCTTTGACGGGTATATGCCAGTTACGGGGATACCACTATCTAAGGTCTTCAGTAGGCTTACAATGAGGGTGAACGTTTTCCCCGATCCCGTAGGAGCCCTTAGAAGGATCCTCTCGTGTTTACCGAGACTGTAGAAGAGTTCCTCCTGAAATTTACGCAGTCTAATGCCATTAATACTAATGTTCCCCTCTTCTATGTAAACTTCCTTAACAACTACTTCTCTAGTATACGTTTATTATCACCCCAGTTTGTATTGAAGGAGATCTGTAATTCCTTGGCGAATGTAGTATGTGTAGCTATCGTTTACTGCATTAAGTTTCATTCTTATACACCTCCTCTGGTATGGGTAAGCATATCTTAGAGCCTTTTGCCTCTATCTGGACGCATTGGCCTAGGGTAGCCCATCCTATTACGCCCTCCTCTATGTTTGGGGTCTCAATCAGCTTAGAATATGACTTAATCTCATATCCGAACTCCTCAGCGTCCTTGATATTTATGGGTATACTGGTGACTTCGTTTTGGACTTTCTGGACCTTGAAATCCCTTATTTCCTTCATATCGACCCTCATGATACCCCACCTCTTTTTACCTATTCTTATCCACCTGGGGAGTGTGGTCTCTCCAACTGTAATCACATAGGTGAAAAATGTACTCTCTGGGGCGAAGGCTGTGTAGTTGGTCAATCTGGGATACACGTTCTTTATCCTCCCCCTTACGGGCAAGACGTAGGTCCAGGATTCAGAAGACATTAAAAACGACATAGTCTTTATACGCTTAGGTATGAGGGGAAAGACATACATAGATCCCTCTTGTCCCTTCTTAAACTTTCTGATCATGTCACTGACTG includes:
- a CDS encoding type I-D CRISPR-associated protein Csc1, yielding MRVFEALFTLEGVLIFSTEVRPAISQGQAKGSYINPLPYIHNYPVMYGLMGKSSEAYFVIPSLHEEAYTGKKGLRYTSVSDMIRKFKKGQEGSMYVFPLIPKRIKTMSFLMSSESWTYVLPVRGRIKNVYPRLTNYTAFAPESTFFTYVITVGETTLPRWIRIGKKRWGIMRVDMKEIRDFKVQKVQNEVTSIPINIKDAEEFGYEIKSYSKLIETPNIEEGVIGWATLGQCVQIEAKGSKICLPIPEEVYKNET
- a CDS encoding ATP-dependent helicase produces the protein MSKAPFLNLLNDFSRFFNGYFFIDEFHLYNGIERSSLNVLIDMVEFYWRYTPTRHSIVFSSATPTSITVDKTITADTGKGNSMIRKRTKVVFHLVLGGKRSSTSDQNTSNYSLGNPQEALVNYITSMGQQPEKKTGIILDRVYYIAELCSKINWSDVALIWGLDQSYGKCVKKDVGRDSRVIVGNSAVSFGIDIPDLDLGFITSNDPETLIQRFGRFGRVNKGSVGGQTAEVHIFVEASKRVIDALQGANGKELTYEEFIQLINKMYQERIYDELDSLEFSRLREKVIFDTFLLVYNIANGELAYTTVNENWRDIDTRINIRPSSEDYFNVFAFRPGGIEGNICENPGKEDFFTLLRNFRYSSEGDCFQLSQPLKEYPYLLLDNLNGIEECKITTFQDFINKASHPNIVLVKNGIIKTRPRDIEALKYTYVIPITKKCIKWGNFSSMARYVASYAPALTICVGDLREYCSDPKALLLFV